From a region of the Phaseolus vulgaris cultivar G19833 chromosome 6, P. vulgaris v2.0, whole genome shotgun sequence genome:
- the LOC137831225 gene encoding reactive Intermediate Deaminase A, chloroplastic-like has translation MASFCAARTFHIPAMNGGAFRRQASWAAGIGGATVAGAALLRSCSSKRSLPFACRSISNDTRVKEAVQTEKAPAALGPYSQAIKANNLLFVSGVLGLVPETGKFISDNVEDQTEQVLKNMGEILKSGGAGYSSVVKTTILLADLKDFKKVNEIYAKYFPSPAPARATYQVAALPMDAKIEIECIAAL, from the exons ATGGCGTCGTTTTGCGCCGCAAGGACTTTCCACATTCCGGCGATGAACGGCGGCGCTTTTCGCCGGCAGGCATCCTGGGCCGCCGGAATTGGTGGAGCCACGGTGGCCGGCGCCGCACTATTGCGTTCGTGTTCGTCTAAGCGCTCTCTGCCATTCGCGTGCAGGAGCATCTCTAACGATACCC GAGTAAAGGAAGCTGTTCAGACTGAAAAGGCCCCAGCAGCATTGGGGCCATATTCTCAAGCAATAAAAGCCAACAACCTTCTGTTTGTGTCGGGTGTTCTTGGCCTTGTTCCCGAG ACTGGAAAGTTCATCTCTGATAATGTTGAAGATCAGACAGAGCAG GTTCTCAAAAATATGGGGGAGATACTAAAATCTGGGGGTGCTGGCTACTCATCAGTTGTCAAGACAACAATATT GTTGGCTGACTTGAAGGACTTCAAGAAAGTTAATGAGATCTATGCTAAAT ACTTCCCTTCACCTGCCCCAGCTCGAGCTACCTATCAAGTTGCTGCCTTGCCAATGGATGCCAAGATTGAAATTGAGTGCATAGCAGCACTTTGA
- the LOC137833439 gene encoding uncharacterized protein codes for MATSTIKLFNMILFFIFFSQGYSKCSLEDIHVSQAITGLTVKGKPELSVTVANWCSCAQSNVKLDCKGFQSVKSIDPSILKVSGHVCLVNSGNPILEEGVVEFSYAWDTPFSLLPISSDISCA; via the exons ATGGCCACCTCAACTATCAAGCTTTTCAACATGAttctcttctttatcttcttttCTCAAG GTTATAGCAAATGCTCTTTGGAGGATATTCATGTAAGCCAAGCAATAACTGGACTTACAGTGAAGGGAAAGCCAGAACTGAGTGTGACTGTTGCAAACTGGTGTTCTTGTGCTCAATCAAATGTGAAACTGGATTGCAAAGGATTTCAATCCGTTAAATCGATAGACCCTTCAATTTTGAAAGTTTCTGGCCATGTTTGTCTTGTTAATAGTGGAAACCCTATATTAGAGGAGGGTGTTGTTGAATTTAGCTATGCTTGGGACACTCCATTTTCACTTCTTCCTATTTCTTCAGATATTTCTTGTGCTTGA